In Oryza glaberrima chromosome 8, OglaRS2, whole genome shotgun sequence, the following are encoded in one genomic region:
- the LOC127781061 gene encoding zinc finger CCCH domain-containing protein 56, with the protein MDYTNAIHIIPDAAGPDAWANAAAQGGDAGIWATEDDYNSQWNADGGGGGGGSSRAGSEQPPPGKKSRGGGGGGEGGGNTSKSRAIGKMFFKTKLCCKFRAGTCPYVTNCNFAHGMEELRKPPPNWQEIVAAHEEATEAREEHQIPIMTSSGPTAGGDAGCGGGGGGGSGRAYKGRHCKKFYTDEGCPYGDACTFLHDEQSKARESVAISLSPSVGGGGGGGSYNSAAAAAASASAAAGNGPMQKPSNWKTRICNKWEMTGYCPFGSKCHFAHGAAELHKYGGGLVDIDSRDASATPDSKQAVVSAKAPAETAAASTTVLPHADVYHLGVQAQRSTIAGQRSGQVQRPIQKWKGPDKISRIYGDWIDETE; encoded by the exons ATGGATTACACCAACGCCATCCACATCATCCCGGACGCGGCGGGCCCCGACGCCTGGGCgaacgcggcggcgcagggcgggGACGCCGGGATATGGGCCACCGAGGACGACTACAACAGCCAGTGgaacgccgacggcggcggcggcggcggcggctcctcgaGGGCCGGGAGCGAGCAGCCACCTCCGGGCAAGAaatcccgcggcggcggcggcggcggcgaaggcggcgggaACACGAGCAAGTCGCGGGCGATCGGGAAGATGTTCTTCAAGACGAAGCTGTGCTGCAAGTTCAGGGCGGGGACCTGCCCCTACGTCACCAACTGCAACTTCGCCCACGGCATGGAGGAGCTCCGCAAGCCGCCGCCCAACTGGCAGGAGATCGTCGCGGCGCACGAGGAGGCCacggaggcgagggaggagcaCCAGATCCCCATCATGACGTCGTCGGGacccaccgccggcggcgacgcgggctgcggcggcggcggcggcggcggctccgggagGGCCTACAAGGGGAGGCACTGCAAGAAGTTCTACACCGACGAGGGATGCCCCTACGGCGACGCGTGCACGTTCCTCCACGACGAGCAGTCCAAGGCCAGGGAGAGCGTCGCGATCAGCCTCTCGccgagcgtcggcggcggcggcggtggcgggagctaCAATtctgcggccgccgcggccgcctccgcctccgccgcggcggggaaTGGGCCGATGCAGAAGCCGTCGAACTGGAAGACGAGGATCTGTAACAAGTGGGAGATGACTGGGTACTGCCCCTTTGGCAGCAAATGCCACTTCGCTCATGGAGCAGCTG AACTCCACAAGTATGGTGGGGGACTTGTTGACATAGACAGCAGGGATGCTTCAGCAACTCCCGACTCCAAGCAAGCTGTGGTATCTGCGAAAGCTCCAGCAGAGACCGCTGCTGCATCCACCACAGTGCTCCCTCATGCAGACGTGTACCATCTAGGCGTGCAGGCGCAGCGTTCTACCATTGCCGGCCAAAGGTCTGGGCAGGTACAGAGGCCCATTCAGAAATGGAAGGGCCCTGACAAGATCAGCAGGATCTATGGTGACTGGATAGACGAAACCGAGTAG
- the LOC127781060 gene encoding DEAD-box ATP-dependent RNA helicase 42, translating into MGSSDEAGSSKHHRRDKEKDRERSSSRHHRDRDRDRERSSSRHHHREDRDDDRDRDRDRDRERRHREKERDREERKAREREEREKEKERERARRREERDREERSRRREAAAEEEEEDVDRDRKRRRRSSHHHHHHRDAEPEGPASGAREEEVVDVEEAERRRQKKKEEEQKQLDEEMETRRRRIKEWQEMKRREEETKRREQEEAGVGTSAAAAAAPAEAEDGGNAGKKWTLDGEESDEEGNQEDGKKSDDNGGSGAGAMDVDVPNGGDNANGANAMDEDEIDPLDAFMNSMVLPEVAKLESMPAANVDDKNDKSAKDAVTNGDKKGPKKVMGRIIQGEDSDSDYADDEDDEGGSEDEDDEEFMKRVKKTKAEKLAIVDHSKIDYQPFRKNFYIEVKDITKMAAEEVAAYRKQLELKVHGKDVPKPIKTWVQSGLTSKLLDTIKKLGFEKPMSIQAQALPIIMSGRDCIGIAKTGSGKTLAFVLPMLRHVKDQPAVVPGDGPIGLIMAPTRELVVQIHSDIKKFSKALGINCVAIYGGSGVAQQISELKRGAEIVVCTPGRMIDILCTSSGKITNLRRVTFLVMDEADRMFDMGFEPQITRIVQNTRPDRQTVLFSATFPRQVEILARKVLTKPVEIQVGGRSVVNKDITQLVEVRPENERFFRLLELLGEWFDKGKILVFVHSQDKCDSLLKDLFQHGYPCLSLHGGKDQTDRESTLADFKSNVCSLLIATSVAARGLDVKELELVVNYDVPNHYEDYVHRVGRTGRAGRKGFAVTFISEEEERYAPDLVKALELSEQAVPEDLKGLADRFMAKVKQGTEQAHGTGYGGSGFKFNEEEDEARKSAKKAQAREYGYEEDKSDSDSDEEGGVRKAGGDLAAQAIAAAQAAAAMVAAKAASNANQQTQGTSVGPLLPLAIASNTQNNEATARALQAAFNIQQNLARIQAHAVPEHYEAELEINDFPQNARWKITHKETLGPIQEWTGAAITTRGTFFPQGKIVGANERKLYLFIEGPTELSVKKAKAELKRVLEDCANHALNLPGSAQTGKYSVI; encoded by the coding sequence atggGGTCTAGCGACGAGGCCGGCTCCTCCAAGCACCACCGCCGCGACAAGGAGAAGGACCGCGAGCGGTCCTcctcccgccaccaccgcgaccgcgaccgcgaccgcgagAGATCCTCctctcgccaccaccaccgcgaggACCGGGATGACGACCGGGATCGGGACCGGGACCGGGACCGGGAGCGCCGCCACAGGGAGAAGGAGCGGGATCGCGAGGAGCGGAAggcgcgggagcgggaggagcgggagaaggagaaggagagggagcgtgcgcggcggcgcgaggagagGGACCGCGAGGAGAGGTcgaggaggcgggaggcggcggcggaggaggaggaggaggatgtggaCCGCGAccgcaagcgccgccgccggtcgtcgcaccaccaccaccaccaccgcgacgCGGAGCCGGAGGGGCCGGCTTCGGGGgccagggaggaggaggtggtggatgTGGAGGAGGCCGAGAGGCGGCGccagaagaagaaggaggaggagcagaagcAGCTGGACGAAGAGATGGagacgcggcgccgccgcatcaAGGAGTGGCAGGAGATGAAGCGCCGCGAGGAGGAGACGAAGCGCCGCGAGCAGGAGGAGGCCGGAGTTGGcacctcagccgccgccgccgcagcccccgCAGAAGCAGAAGATGGCGGCAATGCCGGGAAGAAGTGGACCTTGGACGGCGAGGAGTCTGATGAGGAGGGGAACCAAGAGGATGGTAAGAAATCCGATGATAATGGTGGTTCTGGTGCCGGTGCCATGGACGTTGATGTTCCGAATGGGGGTGATAATGCAAACGGCGCCAATGCTATGGATGAAGATGAGATTGATCCGCTTGATGCGTTCATGAACTCGATGGTATTGCCTGAGGTCGCAAAGCTTGAGAGCATGCCTGCTGCCAATGTGGATGACAAGAATGATAAGAGTGCTAAGGATGCTGTGACTAATGGGGATAAAAAGGGGCCAAAGAAGGTGATGGGGAGAATTATACAAGGAGAAGACTCAGACTCGGATTATGCagatgacgaggatgatgagGGTGGTTCCGAagatgaggatgatgaggagTTCATGAAACGTGTCAAGAAGACAAAGGCAGAAAAGTTGGCTATTGTTGACCATTCTAAGATCGACTACCAGCCGTTCCGGAAGAATTTCTACATTGAGGTGAAGGATATTACAAAGATGGCAGCTGAGGAAGTGGCAGCTTATCGGAAGCAGTTGGAGCTCAAGGTGCATGGGAAAGATGTACCCAAGCCAATAAAGACATGGGTGCAGAGTGGGCTTACCAGCAAGCTCCTTGATACAATCAAGAAACTTGGTTTCGAGAAACCGATGTCTATACAGGCACAAGCACTGCCGATCATAATGAGTGGGCGTGATTGTATAGGAATTGCAAAGACTGGATCAGGCAAGACTCTAGCATTTGTCCTGCCTATGCTGAGGCATGTCAAAGATCAGCCGGCTGTTGTTCCTGGAGATGGCCCAATTGGGCTTATAATGGCTCCTACTAGAGAGCTTGTGGTGCAGATACATTCAGACATCAAGAAGTTTTCGAAGGCGCTTGGCATCAACTGTGTTGCTATCTATGGAGGTTCTGGAGTTGCCCAGCAGATCAGTGAACTGAAGAGGGGTGCTGAAATTGTTGTTTGTACACCAGGCAGGATGATTGATATTCTTTGCACAAGCAGTGGGAAGATTACTAATCTTCGGAGAGTTACATTCTTGGTGATGGATGAAGCTGATAGGATGTTTGATATGGGTTTTGAGCCTCAGATTACTCGGATAGTTCAGAATACTCGTCCAGATAGGCAGACAGTTCTTTTCTCAGCCACTTTTCCACGTCAGGTGGAGATACTGGCCCGTAAGGTGCTGACAAAGCCTGTTGAGATCCAGGTGGGTGGGAGGAGTGTCGTCAACAAAGATATCACACAACTGGTTGAGGTGCGGCCAGAAAATGAGAGGTTCTTTAGGCTGTTGGAGCTGCTTGGAGAGTGGTTTGATAAAGGTAAAATTCTTGTTTTTGTCCATTCACAAGATAAATGTGATTCTCTACTCAAAGACCTGTTCCAGCATGGATATCCATGCCTATCCCTGCATGGTGGGAAAGACCAGACTGACCGTGAATCAACACTAGCTGATTTCAAGAGCAATGTATGCAGCTTGCTGATTGCTACCAGTGTTGCTGCTAGGGGTTTAGATGTCAAGGAGCTTGAGCTTGTTGTGAATTATGATGTCCCGAACCACTATGAGGATTATGTTCATCGTGTTGGGCGAACTGGACGTGCTGGGAGGAAGGGATTTGCCGTGACTTTTATTTCTGAGGAAGAGGAGCGTTATGCTCCAGACCTTGTTAAAGCTTTGGAGCTCTCAGAGCAGGCTGTTCCAGAGGACCTGAAAGGTCTAGCTGATCGTTTTATGGCAAAGGTGAAGCAGGGAACAGAGCAGGCCCATGGAACAGGATATGGTGGAAGCGGTTTCAAGTTCAATGAAGAGGAGGATGAAGCACGGAAATCTGCAAAGAAGGCTCAGGCAAGGGAATATGGTTATGAGGAGGACAAGTCAGATTCAGATTCTGATGAGGAAGGAGGGGTTCGTAAGGCGGGAGGTGACCTTGCAGCACAAGCTATTGCTGCTgctcaagctgctgctgctatggTTGCAGCAAAGGCTGCTAGCAATGCCAACCAGCAAACACAAGGCACTTCTGTAGGGCCCTTGCTTCCTCTAGCCATTGCTTCAAACACACAGAATAACGAGGCCACAGCACGTGCACTGCAGGCTGCATTTAACATACAGCAAAATCTGGCAAGGATACAAGCACATGCAGTCCCAGAACATTATGAGGCTGAGCTTGAGATTAATGATTTCCCACAAAATGCCCGCTGGAAGATCACTCACAAAGAAACATTGGGTCCTATCCAGGAATGGACGGGTGCTGCAATCACTACAAGGGGAACCTTTTTTCCTCAAGGAAAAATTGTTGGTGCTAATGAACGCAAGCTGTACCTGTTCATAGAGGGCCCCACTGAGTTATCTGTCAAGAAGGCGAAAGCAGAATTGAAGCGTGTCCTTGAAGATTGTGCCAACCATGCTCTGAACCTTCCTGGTTCTGCCCAAACTGGAAAGTACTCTGTTATTTGA
- the LOC127783376 gene encoding THO complex subunit 7B-like isoform X2 produces the protein MSAHYAFGPQEDDAIIKHRLLTRTTTTRGEPPLKKLQKKFMSFATEVEKDADNISDCERLYKAFLQEINTFELPLLKSKAVVDANLREKESFNELQDEIQRQILQAQTDIEDLKKQLEQSKIERQHKEECEAIRKMISLQPPRSETEKLIADLEKEIANLEAENTACIRTLELRKKQFALLLHVVEELQISIDDEQRSIADELRAATEEQKMSIEEVSGGASDAMAVD, from the exons ATGTCTGCACACTATGCATTTGGGCCGCAGGAAGATGATGCGATTATTAAACATAGGCTTCTGACCAGGACAACAACTACCAGGGGTGAACCACCACTTAAGAAGCTTCAGAAGAAGTTCATGTCCTTTGCCACTGAGGTTGAGAAGGATGCAGACAACATAAGTGACTGTGAGAGGCTGTACAAGGCCTTTTTACAGGAAATTAATACTTTTGAGCTGCCTCTTCTTAAAAGCAAGGCTGTCGTTGATGCAAACCTTAGGGAGAAGGAGAGCTTCAACGAGCTGCAGGATGAGATTCAGCGACAAATCTTGCAAGCTCAGACTGATATTGAGGATCTCAAGAAGCAACTGGAACAGAGCAAAATTGAGAGGCAGCACAAAGAGGAGTGCGAAGCAATCAGAAAAATGATTTCTTTGCAGCCTCCACGATCAGAAACAGAAAAGCTCATTGCGGATCTTGAGAAGGAGATTGCTAATTTGGAGGCTGAGAATACTGCATGTATAAGGACCCTGGAACTAAGGAAGAAGCAGtttgctcttcttcttcatgtG GTCGAGGAACTGCAGATCTCGATCGATGATGAGCAGAGGAGCATAGCAGATGAGCTGAGAGCTGCCACTGAAGAGCAGAAGATGAGCATAGAGGAAGTTAGCGGCGGTGCTTCAGATGCCATGGCTGTAGATTGA
- the LOC127783376 gene encoding THO complex subunit 7B-like isoform X1 gives MLAKGRKVAGRGGDMSAHYAFGPQEDDAIIKHRLLTRTTTTRGEPPLKKLQKKFMSFATEVEKDADNISDCERLYKAFLQEINTFELPLLKSKAVVDANLREKESFNELQDEIQRQILQAQTDIEDLKKQLEQSKIERQHKEECEAIRKMISLQPPRSETEKLIADLEKEIANLEAENTACIRTLELRKKQFALLLHVVEELQISIDDEQRSIADELRAATEEQKMSIEEVSGGASDAMAVD, from the exons ATGCTTGCCAAAGGGAGGAAAGTTGCTGGAAGGGGCGGAGACATGTCTGCACACTATGCATTTGGGCCGCAGGAAGATGATGCGATTATTAAACATAGGCTTCTGACCAGGACAACAACTACCAGGGGTGAACCACCACTTAAGAAGCTTCAGAAGAAGTTCATGTCCTTTGCCACTGAGGTTGAGAAGGATGCAGACAACATAAGTGACTGTGAGAGGCTGTACAAGGCCTTTTTACAGGAAATTAATACTTTTGAGCTGCCTCTTCTTAAAAGCAAGGCTGTCGTTGATGCAAACCTTAGGGAGAAGGAGAGCTTCAACGAGCTGCAGGATGAGATTCAGCGACAAATCTTGCAAGCTCAGACTGATATTGAGGATCTCAAGAAGCAACTGGAACAGAGCAAAATTGAGAGGCAGCACAAAGAGGAGTGCGAAGCAATCAGAAAAATGATTTCTTTGCAGCCTCCACGATCAGAAACAGAAAAGCTCATTGCGGATCTTGAGAAGGAGATTGCTAATTTGGAGGCTGAGAATACTGCATGTATAAGGACCCTGGAACTAAGGAAGAAGCAGtttgctcttcttcttcatgtG GTCGAGGAACTGCAGATCTCGATCGATGATGAGCAGAGGAGCATAGCAGATGAGCTGAGAGCTGCCACTGAAGAGCAGAAGATGAGCATAGAGGAAGTTAGCGGCGGTGCTTCAGATGCCATGGCTGTAGATTGA